One window of the Streptomyces sp. TS71-3 genome contains the following:
- a CDS encoding M14 family zinc carboxypeptidase, protein MVPYFELIGARSDRVRYQEIGKTTRGNPYVLLTISSPKNLADLDRLVATNARLADPRGLSEADAKKLATEGKPFYYVQAGIHSTEVGNSQAAIEWAHRLATERSDYIEKILDNLVILLQPCQNPDGLVLVNDYFAATAGTDYSRVYPDLYNKYTGHDDNRDWIMLTQIESRYNVSILNKYRPQVFQDSHGAGASAPRLFTPPYLSPYDPNIDPILVQQTDTVGLAMQRGMTVAGMKGNGWGSEYDYWSPSRQYCVYHGAVRILTEAAAAANLAYPQVGKGPLGQQTTDINFIEPYDSDTWKLRNIVDWVSQAFYSGLEAVAYDTYNWLYNSYRVAAKAVTRTSPYAYVIPAGQRDPQAVHDALEIFRLGAVEIRQAQAAFTAGGKKYPAGSYVIYLQQPYAAFAKTLLEVQEYPQLLQYPGGPPQRPYDTTAQTLPMLLGFEADLIESSFPADTRLLSSVKPPAVATPSAPPSTGAYAIGPESYGVFRIVAALQKQKIPTFRAAAPFTDGGRTFPAGTFLVPPSPGARQLLETQSKNTGIPVSALSTVPAVAGVQLKPGTRIGLLKPPDNMPSGWLMWTFEQYGVEYSVVEASDYADLAGTYDAIIMPEGVSKDSIVEGLDPKDYPPDWAWAFGIGTTGWNRLHDFVTGGGTLVAYGSGTATARSLFDLPLTSALPGGSSSDFYCPGSLLSQEFDTGNPAAWGVPADNPVWFVADDAYKITSTSTYPVDVVARYPDSGDQLKSGWLIGGEHLNGAVNGLSWTIGKGYVVTFGNEIGFRTWNRSEQRMLFNAAYYGPSTKLTADRFQRLGR, encoded by the coding sequence ATGGTCCCGTACTTCGAGCTGATCGGTGCCCGCAGCGACCGGGTGAGGTACCAGGAGATCGGCAAGACCACCCGGGGAAACCCGTACGTCCTGCTGACCATCAGCTCGCCGAAGAACCTGGCCGATCTCGACAGGCTGGTCGCCACCAACGCCAGGCTGGCCGACCCCCGCGGGCTGTCCGAGGCCGACGCGAAGAAGCTGGCCACCGAGGGCAAGCCCTTCTACTACGTGCAGGCGGGCATCCACTCGACCGAGGTCGGCAACTCCCAGGCCGCCATCGAATGGGCCCACCGGCTGGCCACGGAGCGGTCCGACTACATCGAGAAGATCCTGGACAACCTGGTCATCCTGCTCCAGCCGTGCCAGAACCCGGACGGCCTCGTCCTCGTCAACGACTACTTCGCCGCGACGGCGGGCACCGACTACTCGCGCGTCTACCCGGACCTGTACAACAAGTACACCGGCCACGACGACAACCGTGACTGGATCATGCTCACCCAGATCGAGAGCAGGTACAACGTCTCGATCCTCAACAAGTACCGGCCCCAGGTCTTCCAGGACTCCCACGGCGCCGGGGCCAGCGCTCCCCGGCTGTTCACGCCGCCGTACCTGTCGCCGTACGACCCCAACATCGACCCCATCCTGGTGCAGCAGACCGACACGGTGGGCCTGGCGATGCAGCGGGGCATGACGGTCGCCGGCATGAAGGGCAACGGCTGGGGCTCGGAGTACGACTACTGGTCCCCGTCCCGGCAGTACTGCGTCTACCACGGCGCGGTGCGCATCCTGACCGAGGCGGCGGCAGCCGCCAACCTCGCCTACCCCCAGGTGGGCAAGGGCCCGCTCGGCCAGCAGACCACCGACATCAACTTCATCGAGCCGTACGACTCCGACACCTGGAAGCTGCGCAACATCGTCGACTGGGTCTCCCAGGCCTTCTACTCGGGCCTGGAGGCGGTCGCCTACGACACCTACAACTGGCTCTACAACTCCTACCGCGTCGCTGCCAAGGCGGTCACCCGGACCAGCCCGTACGCCTATGTCATCCCCGCGGGGCAGCGCGACCCGCAGGCCGTCCACGACGCCCTCGAGATCTTCCGGCTCGGCGCCGTGGAGATCCGCCAGGCACAGGCCGCGTTCACCGCGGGCGGCAAGAAGTACCCGGCCGGGTCGTACGTGATCTACCTGCAACAACCCTACGCGGCCTTCGCCAAGACGCTGCTGGAGGTGCAGGAGTACCCGCAGCTGCTGCAGTACCCCGGTGGCCCGCCGCAGCGGCCGTACGACACCACCGCGCAGACCCTGCCGATGCTGCTCGGCTTCGAGGCCGACCTCATCGAATCGTCGTTCCCGGCCGACACGAGGCTGCTGAGCTCCGTCAAGCCCCCGGCGGTCGCCACGCCGTCCGCACCGCCGAGCACCGGGGCGTACGCGATCGGACCGGAGTCCTACGGGGTGTTCCGGATCGTCGCCGCGCTCCAGAAGCAGAAGATCCCCACGTTCCGCGCCGCCGCCCCGTTCACCGACGGCGGTCGCACCTTCCCCGCCGGCACGTTCCTCGTCCCGCCGTCCCCGGGGGCCCGGCAGCTCCTTGAGACCCAGTCGAAGAACACCGGCATACCGGTGTCCGCCCTGAGTACGGTGCCGGCGGTGGCCGGCGTCCAGCTCAAGCCCGGAACGAGGATCGGCCTGCTCAAGCCCCCGGACAACATGCCGTCCGGCTGGCTGATGTGGACGTTCGAGCAGTACGGGGTGGAGTACTCCGTCGTGGAGGCGAGCGACTACGCCGACCTCGCCGGCACGTACGACGCCATCATCATGCCGGAGGGGGTCAGCAAGGACTCCATCGTCGAGGGCCTGGACCCGAAGGACTACCCGCCCGACTGGGCCTGGGCGTTCGGCATCGGCACGACCGGCTGGAACCGGCTGCACGACTTCGTGACCGGCGGCGGGACGCTCGTCGCCTACGGCAGCGGGACCGCCACGGCCCGGTCGCTGTTCGACCTCCCCCTCACCTCCGCGCTGCCCGGCGGCTCCTCCTCGGACTTCTACTGCCCGGGATCGCTGCTGAGCCAGGAGTTCGACACGGGCAACCCGGCGGCATGGGGGGTGCCGGCGGACAACCCCGTGTGGTTCGTGGCGGACGACGCGTACAAGATCACCAGCACGAGCACCTACCCGGTGGACGTGGTGGCGAGGTACCCGGACAGCGGAGACCAGCTGAAGAGCGGCTGGCTGATCGGCGGCGAGCACCTCAACGGGGCCGTCAACGGGCTGTCCTGGACGATCGGCAAGGGATACGTCGTCACCTTCGGCAACGAGATCGGGTTCCGCACCTGGAACCGCTCCGAGCAGCGGATGCTCTTCAACGCCGCCTACTACGGGCCGTCGACCAAGCTCACCGCCGACCGGTTCCAGCGCCTCGGACGCTAG
- a CDS encoding nicotinate phosphoribosyltransferase codes for MPDATTTDLYEATMALSYLEEGLTAPATFSLFVRDLPPERGFLVAAGLESALDYLADFRVGRADTEAYAAALYRSPEDLRPLVGLGFTGEVRAVPEGRTVLADEPLLEVTAPLPEAQMVETCLLNMVSHQTLVASKAARCVLAAEGKPVVDFSLRRTQGIEAGMQAARLGALVGFAGTSNVSAALAHGLRARGTMAHSYIEAFPDEESAFRAFARAHPGPMTFLVDTYDTREGVATAIRVMKDLGLGPDSAVRLDSGDLGELARLARRMLDGAGLPEVLIVASGGLDEYQVADLVRAAAPIDVYAVGTRVGVSADAPYLDSAYKLTAYDGRPVMKLSSAKVTAPGAKQVFRTADHTDVIALRDEEPPDGGHPLLETVMAGGRRTHDVDPLARARERFGHDAASLPEAARRIRHPEPPRPGISEALWDLTEDVHHRIERENLRQNLPA; via the coding sequence GTGCCGGACGCCACCACCACCGACCTCTACGAGGCCACCATGGCGCTGTCGTACCTGGAGGAAGGGCTGACGGCGCCCGCGACCTTCAGCCTGTTCGTCCGGGACCTGCCGCCCGAGCGCGGTTTCCTGGTGGCGGCGGGGCTGGAGTCCGCGCTGGACTACCTCGCGGACTTCCGGGTCGGCCGCGCGGACACCGAGGCGTACGCCGCGGCCCTGTACCGGTCGCCCGAGGATCTCAGGCCTCTCGTCGGGCTCGGCTTCACCGGTGAGGTGCGCGCCGTGCCCGAGGGGCGGACGGTGCTCGCGGACGAGCCGCTGCTGGAGGTGACCGCGCCGCTCCCCGAGGCCCAGATGGTCGAGACCTGCCTGCTCAACATGGTCAGCCACCAGACGCTGGTGGCGTCCAAGGCGGCACGCTGCGTCCTCGCCGCCGAGGGCAAGCCCGTCGTGGACTTCTCCCTGCGCCGCACCCAGGGCATCGAGGCCGGCATGCAGGCTGCCCGGCTGGGCGCGCTGGTGGGCTTCGCGGGGACCAGCAACGTGTCCGCCGCGCTCGCCCACGGTCTGCGCGCCCGGGGCACGATGGCGCACTCCTACATCGAGGCGTTCCCGGACGAGGAGTCCGCGTTCCGCGCCTTCGCGCGTGCGCACCCCGGCCCCATGACCTTCCTGGTGGACACCTACGACACCCGGGAGGGCGTGGCCACCGCGATCCGCGTGATGAAGGACCTCGGCCTGGGACCGGACTCCGCGGTGCGGCTGGACAGCGGCGACCTCGGTGAGCTCGCCCGCCTCGCCCGGCGGATGCTGGACGGCGCCGGGCTGCCCGAGGTGCTCATCGTGGCCAGCGGCGGCCTCGACGAGTACCAGGTGGCCGACCTCGTGCGCGCCGCGGCGCCGATCGACGTCTACGCCGTGGGCACCCGCGTGGGCGTCTCGGCCGACGCCCCCTACCTCGACTCCGCGTACAAGCTCACCGCCTACGACGGCAGGCCGGTGATGAAACTGTCGTCAGCGAAGGTGACCGCCCCCGGTGCCAAGCAGGTGTTCCGGACCGCGGACCACACCGACGTCATCGCGTTGCGGGACGAGGAGCCGCCCGACGGCGGTCATCCGCTGCTGGAGACGGTGATGGCAGGGGGCCGGCGCACGCACGACGTGGACCCGCTGGCGCGGGCGCGCGAGCGGTTCGGCCACGATGCCGCCAGCCTCCCTGAAGCGGCGCGGCGCATCCGGCACCCGGAACCTCCGCGCCCCGGCATCTCCGAGGCCCTGTGGGACCTGACGGAGGACGTGCACCACAGGATCGAGCGCGAGAACCTGCGACAGAACCTGCCGGCGTGA
- a CDS encoding amino acid ABC transporter ATP-binding protein — protein sequence MVELRSVHKSYGSVEVLKGVDLTVARGEVVAVIGPSGGGKSTLLRCVNLLEQVTSGQVLLENEDLTGPGVDLNTVRRRIGMVFQQFNLFPHLSAVDNLTLAPRKLLRMPKDQARERATALLDRVGLAGRADAYPRQLSGGQQQRVAIARALMMDPHVMLFDEVTSALDPELVGEVLDVMRDLARSGMTMLCVTHEMGFARELGDRLVFVDGGVIAEQGRPADVLDRPQNERTRQFLRKVLR from the coding sequence ATGGTCGAGCTGCGCTCGGTACACAAGTCGTACGGCAGTGTCGAGGTGCTCAAGGGCGTCGACCTGACCGTGGCACGCGGTGAGGTGGTCGCCGTCATCGGCCCGTCCGGCGGTGGCAAGAGCACCCTGCTGCGCTGCGTCAACCTGCTGGAGCAGGTGACCTCGGGCCAGGTGCTCCTGGAGAACGAGGACCTCACCGGGCCCGGCGTCGACCTCAACACGGTGCGCCGGCGCATCGGCATGGTCTTCCAGCAGTTCAACCTCTTCCCGCACCTGTCCGCCGTCGACAACCTCACGCTGGCGCCCCGCAAGCTCCTGCGGATGCCGAAGGACCAGGCGCGGGAGCGGGCCACCGCGCTGCTGGACCGCGTGGGGCTGGCCGGCAGGGCCGACGCGTACCCGAGACAGCTGTCCGGCGGGCAGCAGCAGCGGGTCGCCATCGCCCGCGCGCTGATGATGGACCCCCACGTCATGCTCTTCGACGAGGTGACCTCGGCACTCGACCCGGAGCTGGTCGGCGAGGTCCTCGACGTGATGCGCGACCTCGCCCGCTCCGGGATGACCATGCTCTGCGTCACCCACGAGATGGGCTTCGCCCGCGAGCTCGGCGACCGTCTCGTCTTCGTCGACGGTGGAGTGATCGCCGAGCAGGGCCGCCCGGCCGATGTGCTGGACCGTCCACAGAACGAACGAACCCGCCAGTTCCTGCGCAAGGTTCTCCGATAG
- a CDS encoding CBS domain-containing protein: MTSPAPHTVSDVMTPTAVAVGPRAAYKEMVELMRQWSISALPVLAGEGRVIGVVSEADLLLKEEYRDEEPELSAPGSQAFDEAAKAAAQYAEDLMTTPAVTVHPDATISEAARTMARLHIKRLPVTDEAGLLQGVVSRGDLLKVFLRTDEEIAAELRETVLPELPPSARAEVSVQDGVVTLAGQAQGAALIPLVTRAVRSVEGVVDVRFEPGAREGGHQGCGKAS; the protein is encoded by the coding sequence ATGACCTCCCCCGCACCGCACACCGTGAGCGATGTGATGACCCCCACCGCCGTCGCTGTGGGACCCAGGGCGGCCTACAAGGAGATGGTCGAGCTGATGCGGCAGTGGAGCATCAGCGCGCTGCCCGTCCTGGCCGGCGAGGGCAGGGTCATCGGGGTGGTCTCGGAGGCCGACCTGCTGCTCAAGGAGGAGTACCGGGACGAGGAGCCCGAGCTCTCCGCACCGGGTTCACAGGCCTTCGACGAGGCCGCCAAGGCCGCTGCCCAGTACGCCGAGGACCTGATGACCACCCCGGCCGTCACGGTGCACCCCGACGCCACCATCTCCGAGGCCGCGCGGACCATGGCACGGCTGCACATCAAGCGGCTGCCGGTGACCGACGAGGCCGGCCTGCTCCAGGGCGTGGTCAGCCGCGGCGACCTGCTGAAGGTGTTCCTCCGCACGGACGAGGAGATCGCCGCGGAGCTCAGGGAGACCGTGCTCCCCGAGCTGCCGCCGTCCGCCCGGGCAGAGGTCTCCGTACAGGACGGCGTGGTCACCCTGGCCGGCCAGGCCCAGGGCGCCGCACTGATTCCCCTGGTGACCCGGGCCGTGCGGTCGGTGGAGGGCGTGGTGGACGTCCGCTTCGAGCCGGGCGCACGGGAGGGCGGTCACCAGGGCTGCGGGAAGGCGAGCTGA
- a CDS encoding nitroreductase — translation MSSPRLDEPAVVSLVGDAVTAPSPHHVEPWRFRHVRGGDTVELRMDVPDAERAGPREERARREPRLECGAALFNLRVSAAHGGWRTRTELMPDPDDPELLAVAALEPAGDTQDDLAALYPALGRHGGGQPFGGHQIPAALLDELRAAAVAEGARLVFPDARQAQALLDLDEDAETLGMSAADAGRVAPRWSAARRAEASAAALPSAVPAAGPPGGGTVQVDVTEPVPPPGCGTAAFDEAPAFAVLGTREDGPRDWLLAGQALERVLLRATLDDLALSLDAGAVERRELRWALHGPLAATGYAQMLLRLGQGAQPPTTPRRPVADVLSVV, via the coding sequence GTGTCTTCCCCCAGGCTCGACGAGCCGGCCGTGGTGTCGCTGGTCGGCGACGCCGTCACGGCGCCCTCCCCGCACCACGTGGAACCGTGGCGGTTCCGGCATGTCCGGGGCGGCGACACGGTGGAACTGCGCATGGACGTTCCGGATGCGGAGCGCGCGGGGCCGCGCGAGGAGCGCGCACGTCGGGAGCCACGTCTGGAGTGCGGCGCCGCGCTGTTCAACCTGCGGGTGTCCGCCGCGCACGGAGGGTGGCGGACCCGGACGGAGCTGATGCCCGACCCCGACGATCCCGAGCTGCTCGCGGTGGCCGCCCTGGAACCGGCCGGCGACACGCAGGACGACCTCGCCGCGCTGTATCCGGCCCTCGGCCGGCACGGCGGCGGGCAGCCGTTCGGCGGCCACCAGATACCCGCGGCCCTGCTCGACGAACTGCGCGCCGCGGCCGTCGCGGAGGGCGCCCGGCTGGTGTTCCCCGACGCCCGGCAGGCACAGGCGCTCCTGGACCTCGACGAGGACGCCGAGACGTTGGGGATGTCAGCCGCAGACGCGGGCCGGGTGGCACCCCGGTGGAGTGCCGCCCGCCGCGCCGAGGCCTCCGCCGCGGCCCTCCCCTCGGCCGTGCCCGCGGCCGGCCCGCCCGGCGGTGGCACCGTCCAGGTCGACGTCACCGAGCCCGTGCCGCCGCCCGGCTGCGGCACCGCGGCGTTCGACGAGGCACCGGCGTTCGCCGTCCTCGGCACCCGCGAGGACGGGCCCCGCGACTGGCTCCTGGCCGGCCAGGCCCTGGAGCGGGTGCTGCTGCGCGCGACGCTGGACGACCTGGCCCTGTCGCTCGACGCGGGGGCCGTCGAGCGCCGCGAGCTGCGGTGGGCGCTGCACGGGCCGCTGGCCGCGACGGGCTACGCGCAGATGCTGCTGCGCCTCGGGCAGGGCGCCCAGCCGCCGACGACGCCGCGCAGGCCGGTGGCCGACGTGCTGTCCGTCGTGTAG
- a CDS encoding phosphoketolase — MLDAPEKTAGWLSDDEVRSLDAHWRAANYLAVGQIYLMANPLLTEPLRPEHVKPRLLGHWGTTPGLNLVYTHLNRVIKGRDQDALCVWGPGHGGPAVLAGSWLEGSYSDTYPDVSRDAEGMGRLFKQFSFPGGVPSHVAPETPGSIHEGGELGYSLSHAYGAALDHPDLLVACVVGDGEAETGPLATSWHSNKFLDPVHDGAVLPILHLNGYKIANPTVLARLPEAELDDLLRGYGHTPLHVAGDDPDTVHRALAQAMDTALDHIALIQRAARHEGSTERPHWPMIVLRTPKGWTGPAEVDSLPVEGTWRSHQVPLAEVRENPKHLRQLESWMRSYGPRELFDEQGRPRPEVLACVPVGARRLGSTPYANGGLMLRELPLPPLERYAVPVEEPGRATHEPTRVLGGLLEELMRATADSRNFRLVGADETASNRLGAVYGATGKAWQEQQLPVDEDLDRHGRVMEILSEHTCQGWLEGYLLTGRHGLFATYEAFAHIVDSMVNQHIKWLRITRGLPWRASIASLNYLLTSHVWRQDHNGFSHQDPGFVDHILNKSPEAVRVYLPPDTNTLLSIADHVLRSRDYVNVVIAGKQPCFDWLTLDEANAHCARGAGIWHWAGNEDGIREPDVVMAAAGDVPTQETLAAVQLLRTHLPELVVRMVNVVDLARLLPQEEHPHGMTERDYDALFTRDKPVIFAYHGYPWLIHRLAYRRTGHQHLHVRGYKEIGTTTTPFDMVVRNDLDRYRLVMDVIDRVPGLAVRAAPVRQLMEDARLRHHVWVRGHGRDLPEVADWSWAH, encoded by the coding sequence ATGCTCGACGCTCCGGAGAAGACGGCAGGGTGGCTCTCGGACGACGAGGTGCGCTCGCTCGACGCCCACTGGCGTGCGGCCAACTACCTGGCGGTCGGACAGATCTACCTGATGGCCAATCCGCTGCTGACGGAGCCGCTGCGGCCCGAGCACGTCAAGCCCCGCCTGCTCGGCCACTGGGGCACGACCCCGGGGCTGAACCTCGTCTACACCCACCTCAACCGGGTGATCAAGGGGCGCGACCAGGACGCCCTGTGCGTCTGGGGCCCCGGGCACGGAGGGCCCGCCGTGCTCGCGGGTTCGTGGCTGGAGGGAAGCTACTCGGACACGTACCCGGACGTCTCCCGGGACGCCGAGGGCATGGGCAGGCTCTTCAAGCAGTTCTCCTTCCCCGGCGGCGTGCCCAGCCACGTCGCCCCCGAGACGCCCGGTTCCATCCACGAGGGCGGCGAGCTGGGCTACTCCCTGTCGCACGCCTACGGGGCCGCGCTGGACCACCCGGACCTGCTGGTGGCCTGCGTCGTCGGCGACGGCGAGGCGGAGACCGGGCCGCTGGCCACGTCCTGGCACTCCAACAAGTTCCTCGACCCCGTGCACGACGGTGCCGTGCTGCCGATCCTGCACCTGAACGGCTACAAGATCGCCAATCCCACGGTGCTCGCGCGCCTGCCCGAGGCGGAACTGGACGACCTGCTGCGCGGCTACGGGCACACTCCCCTGCACGTCGCCGGGGACGACCCCGACACCGTGCACCGCGCCCTGGCCCAGGCCATGGACACGGCCCTGGACCACATCGCCCTGATCCAGCGCGCCGCCCGCCACGAGGGCTCCACCGAACGCCCCCACTGGCCGATGATCGTGCTGCGCACCCCGAAGGGCTGGACCGGACCGGCGGAGGTCGACTCGCTGCCCGTCGAGGGCACCTGGCGTTCCCACCAGGTTCCGCTGGCCGAGGTCCGCGAGAACCCCAAGCACCTGCGGCAACTGGAGTCGTGGATGCGTTCGTACGGGCCCCGGGAGCTCTTCGACGAGCAGGGCAGGCCCCGTCCCGAGGTGCTGGCCTGCGTGCCCGTGGGCGCCCGGCGGCTCGGCTCGACCCCGTACGCCAACGGCGGGCTGATGCTGCGTGAGCTGCCCCTTCCGCCGCTGGAACGGTACGCCGTGCCGGTCGAGGAGCCCGGCAGGGCGACGCACGAGCCGACCCGGGTGCTCGGGGGGCTGCTGGAGGAGCTCATGCGTGCCACCGCGGACAGCCGGAACTTCCGGCTCGTCGGCGCGGACGAGACCGCCTCCAACCGCCTGGGGGCCGTCTACGGGGCGACCGGCAAGGCCTGGCAGGAGCAGCAGCTCCCGGTCGACGAGGACCTGGACCGGCACGGCCGGGTGATGGAGATCCTCTCGGAACACACCTGCCAGGGCTGGCTGGAGGGCTACCTGCTGACCGGGCGGCACGGGCTGTTCGCCACCTACGAGGCGTTCGCGCACATCGTGGACTCCATGGTCAACCAGCACATCAAGTGGCTCCGCATCACCCGGGGGCTGCCCTGGCGCGCCTCCATCGCCTCGCTCAACTACCTGCTGACCTCGCACGTCTGGCGCCAGGACCACAACGGCTTCTCCCACCAGGACCCCGGTTTCGTCGACCACATCCTCAACAAGAGCCCGGAGGCCGTCCGGGTCTACCTGCCGCCGGACACCAACACCCTGCTGTCCATCGCGGACCACGTGCTGCGCAGCCGGGACTACGTCAACGTCGTGATCGCCGGCAAGCAGCCCTGCTTCGACTGGCTGACGCTGGACGAGGCGAACGCGCACTGCGCCCGTGGCGCCGGGATCTGGCACTGGGCGGGCAACGAGGACGGCATCCGGGAGCCCGACGTGGTGATGGCCGCGGCGGGCGACGTGCCGACGCAGGAGACCCTCGCCGCGGTGCAGCTGCTCCGCACCCACCTGCCCGAGCTGGTGGTGCGCATGGTCAACGTCGTCGACCTGGCCCGGCTGCTGCCGCAGGAAGAGCACCCGCACGGCATGACCGAGCGGGACTACGACGCGCTGTTCACCAGGGACAAGCCCGTGATCTTCGCCTACCACGGCTATCCGTGGCTCATCCACCGCCTGGCCTACCGGCGCACCGGCCACCAGCACCTGCACGTGCGCGGCTACAAGGAGATCGGCACGACCACCACCCCGTTCGACATGGTGGTCCGCAACGACCTGGACCGCTACCGGCTGGTCATGGACGTCATCGACCGGGTGCCGGGCCTCGCGGTGCGGGCGGCGCCGGTGCGGCAGCTCATGGAGGACGCGCGGCTGCGCCACCACGTGTGGGTGCGGGGGCACGGGCGTGACCTGCCGGAGGTCGCGGACTGGAGCTGGGCGCACTGA
- a CDS encoding GAF domain-containing protein, with product MESSEGVPVPLPQLRLDELLEELQARLDAARGTRDRVHRLLEAVLSVGSELDLQQVLRRIVEAAAVLVDAEYAALGVIAPDGKRLSDFLTVGVGDDEIAAIGHYPEGHGILGELIRDPHPLRLAKISEHPSSYGFPEHHPPMSTFLGVPIRVRDQVFGNLYLTEKRGGAHFDEEDESVLSTLAVAAGVAIDNARLYEESRRRERWLRANAEITYGLLSGGSRGAVLHLIAERASEIMVASLAVVAVPTDDGGALTVELAIGDRAAEHQGLVLPVEGTFMGEAFAAAAPVISPDVGQDSRVSLGPPRLTGLGPAVAVPIGTGAGVRGVVLLGRRAGETVFSKKETELLLAFAGQAAVAMELADRRSDAEHIVLLEERDRIARDLHDLAIQRLFATGMTLQSAGRFVEHPGALERVDRAVNDLDETIKIIRSTILGLREHDESGGHGLRSRVMHAVGEAAGVLGFTPGVRLEGLLDTQVPGSVADHVVAVVSEALSNVARHARASRAEVVLHTDGRRVRLTVCDDGVGMPERYHRSGLRNLAERADQLDGALELVAPASGGTRLTWEVPLPGSGA from the coding sequence GTGGAGAGCTCCGAAGGCGTACCCGTGCCACTGCCGCAGCTCAGGCTGGACGAGCTGCTGGAGGAGCTTCAGGCGCGTCTCGACGCCGCCCGTGGCACCCGCGACCGGGTGCACCGGCTGCTGGAGGCGGTGCTGTCCGTCGGCAGCGAGCTGGACCTCCAGCAGGTGCTGCGCCGCATCGTGGAGGCGGCGGCGGTGCTCGTCGACGCGGAGTACGCCGCGCTCGGTGTGATCGCCCCGGACGGCAAGCGGCTCTCCGACTTCCTCACGGTGGGCGTCGGCGACGACGAGATTGCCGCCATCGGCCACTACCCCGAGGGCCACGGCATCCTGGGCGAGCTGATCCGCGACCCGCACCCGCTGCGCCTCGCCAAGATCTCCGAGCACCCCTCGTCGTACGGGTTCCCGGAGCACCACCCGCCGATGAGCACCTTCCTCGGGGTCCCCATCCGGGTGCGGGACCAGGTCTTCGGCAACCTCTACCTCACCGAGAAGCGCGGCGGCGCCCACTTCGACGAGGAGGACGAGTCGGTGCTCTCCACGCTCGCCGTGGCGGCGGGCGTTGCCATCGACAACGCCCGGCTCTACGAGGAGTCCAGGCGGCGCGAGCGGTGGCTGCGGGCCAACGCCGAGATCACCTACGGGCTGCTGTCCGGGGGGTCGCGCGGCGCCGTGCTGCATCTGATCGCGGAGCGCGCCAGCGAGATCATGGTCGCCTCGCTGGCCGTGGTCGCGGTGCCGACCGACGACGGCGGGGCGCTGACGGTGGAACTGGCCATCGGTGACCGGGCCGCCGAGCACCAGGGGCTCGTGCTGCCCGTGGAAGGCACCTTCATGGGCGAAGCCTTCGCCGCGGCGGCGCCCGTGATCAGCCCGGACGTCGGGCAGGACAGCCGGGTGTCGCTGGGCCCGCCCCGGCTCACCGGACTGGGGCCGGCGGTGGCGGTGCCCATCGGCACCGGCGCGGGGGTGCGCGGCGTGGTGCTGCTGGGGCGCAGGGCCGGCGAGACGGTGTTCTCGAAGAAGGAGACGGAGCTGCTGCTGGCCTTCGCGGGCCAGGCCGCGGTGGCCATGGAGCTGGCCGACAGGCGCAGCGACGCCGAGCACATCGTGCTCCTGGAGGAGCGCGACAGGATCGCCAGGGACCTGCACGACCTGGCCATCCAGCGGTTGTTCGCGACCGGCATGACGCTGCAGAGCGCCGGACGCTTCGTCGAGCACCCCGGCGCGCTGGAACGGGTGGACCGGGCCGTCAACGACCTCGACGAGACGATCAAGATCATCCGCTCCACCATCCTGGGGCTGCGGGAGCACGACGAGTCGGGCGGGCACGGCCTGCGCTCCCGGGTGATGCACGCCGTGGGCGAGGCGGCGGGCGTCCTCGGGTTCACGCCCGGGGTCCGGCTGGAGGGACTGCTCGACACCCAGGTGCCCGGCAGCGTCGCGGACCATGTGGTGGCCGTGGTCTCCGAGGCCCTGAGCAATGTCGCGCGGCATGCGCGTGCCTCGCGGGCGGAGGTCGTCCTGCACACCGACGGACGGCGGGTACGGCTCACCGTCTGCGACGACGGGGTGGGCATGCCCGAGCGGTATCACCGCAGCGGCCTGCGGAACCTGGCCGAGCGCGCGGACCAGCTCGACGGTGCCCTGGAGCTGGTGGCGCCCGCATCCGGCGGCACCAGGCTGACCTGGGAGGTTCCGCTGCCCGGGAGCGGGGCATGA
- a CDS encoding Hsp20/alpha crystallin family protein codes for MNALARKQRFSFPDLPEWFEGFPSRLALPGMSDLYAVRIETYTEGDRYIMRAELPGIDVEDLDLMVEDGVLTIRAERAERDIDKERSEIRYGTLMRSMPLPAGADENDMEATYADGMLMISMGMHKEESEAKRIEVKRRST; via the coding sequence ATGAACGCACTCGCACGCAAGCAGCGGTTCTCGTTCCCCGACCTGCCCGAGTGGTTCGAGGGATTCCCGTCCCGGCTCGCCCTGCCCGGCATGTCCGATCTGTACGCCGTACGGATCGAGACGTACACCGAGGGCGACCGCTACATCATGCGTGCGGAGCTTCCGGGCATCGACGTGGAGGACCTGGATCTGATGGTCGAGGACGGCGTGCTCACCATCAGGGCCGAGCGGGCCGAGCGCGACATCGACAAGGAGCGCAGCGAGATCCGGTACGGGACCCTGATGCGCAGCATGCCGCTGCCCGCCGGGGCCGACGAGAACGACATGGAGGCCACGTACGCAGACGGGATGCTCATGATCAGCATGGGGATGCACAAGGAGGAGTCCGAAGCGAAGCGGATCGAGGTGAAGCGGCGCTCGACGTGA